One Aminivibrio pyruvatiphilus DNA segment encodes these proteins:
- a CDS encoding 2-oxoacid:ferredoxin oxidoreductase subunit beta, with translation MPNQEVFSWLRTRFFPHIWCPGCGHGIIMHALLRALVTLKKKKSQTVIASGIGCSSRMAGYIDACTVHTTHGRSLGFATGIKLAKPELTVIDVMGDGDCTAIGGNHFIHACRRNIDITAIVMNNNIYGMTGGQASPTTPAGSMATTTPYGVIDPSFDICKLAEGAGAAYVARSTIANPKQTEQFILNGIQKKGFSVVEILTHCHTTFGRKNNRRTPIDNVNYFKNNSVPLAKAKDMSPEELAGKIVTGEFVNKDVPEYTDQYLALIENVRGK, from the coding sequence ATGCCTAATCAGGAAGTGTTCAGCTGGCTGCGCACACGGTTTTTCCCCCATATCTGGTGTCCGGGATGCGGGCACGGCATAATCATGCATGCTCTCCTCAGGGCTCTGGTTACCCTCAAGAAAAAGAAAAGCCAGACGGTCATAGCATCCGGCATCGGCTGTTCGAGCCGTATGGCAGGTTATATCGATGCATGCACGGTCCACACCACCCACGGAAGATCCCTCGGCTTCGCCACGGGCATCAAGCTCGCAAAGCCGGAACTTACCGTTATTGACGTCATGGGTGACGGAGACTGCACCGCCATCGGGGGCAACCACTTCATTCACGCCTGCAGGCGGAACATTGATATAACGGCCATCGTAATGAACAACAATATCTACGGAATGACCGGCGGTCAGGCTTCTCCCACCACGCCGGCGGGAAGCATGGCAACCACCACCCCCTACGGCGTCATCGATCCTTCCTTCGACATCTGCAAGCTTGCTGAGGGAGCAGGGGCAGCCTACGTCGCCCGTTCCACCATCGCCAACCCCAAGCAGACCGAACAGTTCATCCTGAACGGAATCCAGAAGAAGGGATTCTCCGTGGTGGAAATACTGACCCACTGCCATACCACGTTCGGAAGGAAAAACAACCGGAGGACCCCCATTGACAACGTTAACTACTTCAAGAACAACTCCGTTCCCCTCGCAAAGGCGAAAGATATGTCCCCGGAGGAGCTTGCCGGAAAGATCGTCACCGGAGAATTCGTCAACAAGGATGTCCCCGAATATACGGACCAGTACCTCGCCTTGATCGAAAACGTAAGGGGGAAGTGA
- a CDS encoding 2-oxoacid:acceptor oxidoreductase family protein — protein sequence MAGRYEIRFAGSGGQGVILAAVIAGEAASVFEDGLHVVQSQSYGPEARGGKSKAEVIISTEPIDYPKAIKPNLQVILTQQAAEEYAGETLPGGRIIYDDFFVTSFPQVDANVYYLPIVRTAREKIGKELVTNMVALGAVARVLELEKIAKPESIKKAILGKVPEGTKQLNSQAFDEGYLLFKNSVHL from the coding sequence ATGGCAGGAAGATATGAAATCCGATTTGCGGGTTCCGGCGGCCAGGGCGTAATCCTTGCCGCAGTCATTGCCGGAGAGGCAGCGTCCGTTTTCGAGGACGGCCTCCATGTGGTTCAGTCCCAGTCCTACGGGCCGGAAGCCCGGGGCGGGAAGTCCAAGGCCGAGGTGATCATCTCCACCGAGCCCATAGACTATCCCAAGGCGATCAAGCCGAATCTGCAGGTCATCCTGACCCAGCAGGCCGCGGAGGAATACGCCGGAGAAACACTTCCGGGAGGCAGAATCATCTACGATGATTTCTTCGTTACCAGCTTCCCCCAGGTGGACGCCAACGTATATTACCTTCCCATCGTGCGGACCGCCCGTGAAAAAATCGGCAAAGAACTCGTCACGAACATGGTTGCCCTCGGAGCGGTCGCCAGGGTTCTCGAACTTGAGAAGATCGCAAAGCCCGAATCGATCAAGAAGGCGATTCTCGGCAAAGTGCCTGAAGGAACGAAACAGCTCAACTCCCAGGCCTTCGATGAAGGGTACCTTCTTTTCAAAAACAGCGTTCACCTGTAA